From Lolium perenne isolate Kyuss_39 chromosome 5, Kyuss_2.0, whole genome shotgun sequence, a single genomic window includes:
- the LOC127301306 gene encoding uncharacterized protein: MANDDSPKSGDLPPYPEMILAAIEALDEKSGSNKTAISTYIEENYENLPPAHASLLTANLASMKEGGKLAFVKNNYLKPAATAAADAEPTPKRGRGRPRKDPNAPPPPPKDPSAPKRGRGRPPKAKGSPAAKSPAPAPKKAKVVKEPKPAPAPAADASGSAPAKRGRGRPPKAK; the protein is encoded by the exons ATGGCGAACGACGACTCCCCCAAGTCCGGCGACCTCCCGCCCTACCCCGAG ATGATCCTGGCGGCGATCGAGGCGCTGGACGAAAAGAGCGGCTCCAACAAGACGGCCATCTCCACCTACATCGAGGAGAACTACGAGAACCTGCCGCCCGCGCACGCCTCGCTGCTCACCGCCAACCTCGCCAGCATGAAGGAGGGCGGCAAGCTCGCCTTCGTCAAGAACAACTACCTCaagcccgccgccaccgccgccgccgacgccgagcCCACCCCGAAGCGGGGCCGCGGCCGCCCGCGCAAGGACCCcaacgcgccgccgccgccgcccaaggaCCCCAGCGCGCCCAAGCGCGGCCGCGGCCGCCCGCCCAAGGCCAAGGGCAGCCCCGCCGCCAAGAGCCCCGCGCCCGCGCCCAAGAAGGCCAAGGTCGTCAAGGAGCCCAAGCCCGCCCCCGCCCCGGCCGCCGACGCCTCCGGCTCCGCCCCCGCCAAGCGCGGACGCGGACGCCCGCCCAAGGCCAAGTAG